In one window of Zhihengliuella sp. ISTPL4 DNA:
- a CDS encoding anaerobic C4-dicarboxylate transporter family protein yields MNDSVWILVAELIVVVLAIFMGTRTSGIGLGVWGLVGVAVLVFVFGEAPGNAPVDAVFIVITVITAASTMQAAGGIDWMVSVAAKVIRKRPKSVVFLAPAMSFLFTVGAGTGNIFYPLLPVIYDVSYQQKIRPERALSVSAVASQVGILCSPVSAATASMVVLLAPQGVDLGGLLLIMWPASIAGLLVAALVMMRHGKDLDDDPEYRKRLADGQIKPPVADAHESKLPSTAVLSASLFLAGVAVIVFFGLFENLRPVIGTDDNGDPVRLSVTVIIEVTMGIIAALIFVFCKVKAADVPKQPTFPAGIVGAIALFGIAWLANTFVAANQTLIVDGLGAVVSGSSAFLGALLFALALFAVAMLTTSQSSATNAIVPIGITIGLPASLLVGLWPAAMGIYTLPANGSQVATVAFDQTGTTKMGKFVFDHSFQLPNLVYVGTAIVVGVALSFLFS; encoded by the coding sequence GTGAACGACAGCGTCTGGATCCTCGTCGCCGAGCTCATCGTCGTCGTCCTGGCGATCTTCATGGGCACCCGCACGAGCGGGATCGGCCTGGGCGTGTGGGGTCTCGTCGGCGTCGCGGTGCTCGTGTTCGTGTTCGGGGAGGCCCCGGGCAACGCCCCCGTCGACGCGGTGTTCATCGTCATCACGGTGATCACCGCGGCCTCGACCATGCAGGCCGCCGGCGGCATCGACTGGATGGTGTCGGTGGCCGCGAAGGTCATCCGCAAACGCCCGAAGTCCGTCGTCTTCCTCGCACCGGCGATGTCGTTCCTCTTCACGGTCGGCGCGGGAACCGGCAACATCTTCTACCCGCTGCTGCCCGTGATCTACGACGTCTCCTACCAGCAGAAGATCCGGCCGGAGCGGGCGCTGTCGGTCTCGGCCGTCGCCTCCCAGGTCGGCATCCTGTGCTCCCCGGTCTCCGCCGCCACGGCATCGATGGTCGTGCTGCTCGCACCGCAGGGCGTCGATCTCGGCGGTCTCCTCCTCATCATGTGGCCGGCCTCCATCGCGGGCCTCCTCGTCGCCGCCCTGGTCATGATGCGCCACGGCAAGGACCTCGACGACGACCCGGAGTATCGGAAGCGCTTGGCGGACGGGCAGATCAAGCCGCCCGTGGCCGACGCGCACGAGAGCAAACTCCCGTCGACCGCTGTGCTCTCCGCCTCGCTGTTCCTCGCGGGTGTCGCGGTGATCGTGTTCTTCGGCCTGTTCGAGAACCTGCGTCCGGTCATCGGGACCGACGACAACGGGGACCCCGTGCGCCTGAGCGTCACCGTGATCATCGAGGTCACGATGGGCATCATCGCGGCGCTGATCTTCGTGTTCTGCAAGGTGAAGGCCGCCGACGTGCCGAAGCAGCCGACGTTCCCCGCCGGCATCGTCGGCGCCATCGCGCTGTTCGGCATCGCCTGGCTCGCCAACACGTTCGTCGCCGCCAACCAGACCCTCATCGTCGACGGGCTGGGCGCGGTGGTCTCCGGGTCGTCGGCCTTCCTCGGCGCTCTTCTCTTCGCACTGGCGCTGTTCGCCGTCGCCATGCTCACGACCAGCCAATCGAGCGCCACGAATGCGATCGTCCCGATCGGCATCACGATCGGCCTGCCCGCCTCGCTGCTGGTCGGACTCTGGCCGGCGGCGATGGGCATCTACACGCTGCCCGCCAACGGCAGCCAGGTGGCCACGGTCGCGTTCGACCAGACCGGCACGACGAAGATGGGCAAGTTCGTCTTCGACCACTCCTTCCAGCTGCCGAACCTCGTCTACGTCGGCACGGCCATCGTCGTCGGAGTGGCGCTGTCGTTCCTGTTCTCGTGA
- a CDS encoding threonine/serine exporter family protein, whose translation MTDVVDRSALRQFLLGLAQGMNASAESVDRIRDTIAEVATASGGDDTDFVVLPTIIIVETGDAEEERVAIRSATNASFRFDQIAALYDLIAQARTGAVAPLDGIRRLNEIGAMRPRLGWFTRTLGHAILTTGLALLLAPTWQGALVAFVLGFGIGLLKLIRSPTLQLIMPIAAAFVCAAAVFLLAEVIEIGDPIRLLIAPLVTFLPGGVLTTATVELAAGQMISGASRLIYGFVQLALLAFGILAAGAVVGVSSASYEPLDVSSFLPWWVPLLGILVFALGNYLHFSAPPSTFGWVLLALVVAYVGQWAGTEFIDPAVGGFIGAVAVTPVVFWIAGLRHGAPSQLTFLPAFWLLVPGAAGLVGLTEAFATDNGLADFTAALVSVMSIALGVLIGTALYRVVHHGAAEFVQFAVAPPRAEDEEPPPTLWHRLAAPLRRLRR comes from the coding sequence ATGACCGACGTCGTCGACCGGTCGGCGCTGCGCCAGTTCCTCCTGGGGCTGGCGCAGGGCATGAACGCCTCGGCGGAGTCGGTCGACCGCATCCGCGACACCATCGCCGAGGTCGCCACGGCGTCCGGCGGGGACGACACCGACTTCGTCGTCCTCCCGACGATCATCATCGTGGAGACGGGGGACGCGGAGGAGGAGCGGGTCGCCATCCGGTCCGCCACGAACGCCTCGTTCCGCTTCGACCAGATCGCCGCGCTGTACGACCTGATCGCGCAGGCCAGAACCGGCGCGGTCGCTCCCTTGGACGGTATCCGACGGCTCAACGAGATCGGCGCGATGCGTCCGCGGCTCGGCTGGTTCACCCGGACACTCGGGCACGCCATCCTCACGACGGGTCTCGCGCTCCTCCTCGCGCCCACCTGGCAGGGGGCGCTCGTCGCCTTCGTCCTCGGGTTCGGTATCGGCCTGCTGAAGCTGATCCGTTCGCCCACACTGCAGCTCATCATGCCCATCGCCGCCGCCTTCGTCTGCGCAGCGGCCGTGTTCCTCCTCGCGGAGGTCATCGAGATCGGCGACCCGATCCGTCTGCTCATCGCGCCCCTCGTCACGTTCCTCCCCGGCGGCGTGCTCACCACGGCGACCGTCGAGCTGGCGGCCGGACAGATGATCTCCGGCGCCTCTCGGCTCATCTACGGGTTCGTGCAGCTCGCGCTCCTCGCGTTCGGCATCCTCGCCGCGGGCGCGGTGGTCGGAGTGTCCTCCGCCTCGTACGAGCCGCTCGACGTGTCCTCTTTCCTGCCCTGGTGGGTGCCTCTGCTCGGCATCCTCGTGTTCGCGCTCGGCAATTACCTGCACTTCTCGGCGCCCCCGTCGACCTTCGGATGGGTGCTGCTCGCGCTGGTCGTCGCGTACGTCGGCCAGTGGGCGGGGACGGAGTTCATCGATCCGGCGGTGGGCGGCTTCATCGGCGCGGTCGCCGTCACCCCCGTCGTGTTCTGGATCGCCGGACTCCGCCACGGAGCGCCCTCGCAGCTCACGTTCCTCCCGGCCTTCTGGCTGCTGGTGCCGGGAGCGGCCGGCCTGGTCGGGCTCACCGAGGCGTTCGCGACCGACAACGGCCTCGCCGACTTCACCGCCGCCCTGGTCTCGGTGATGTCGATCGCCCTCGGAGTGCTCATCGGCACAGCGCTCTACCGCGTCGTGCACCACGGCGCGGCGGAGTTCGTCCAGTTCGCCGTCGCCCCGCCGCGCGCGGAGGATGAGGAGCCGCCGCCGACTCTCTGGCACCGCCTGGCCGCTCCGCTGCGCCGCCTGCGTCGCTAG
- a CDS encoding type II toxin-antitoxin system RelE family toxin: protein MRAIRKLPPEARRRIEAVIELLSEDPRPPAARKLTGRPEWRVRTDDYRVLYRIEDGILTVVVVHAGHGREVYR, encoded by the coding sequence GTGCGGGCGATCCGCAAGCTCCCTCCCGAGGCGAGGCGACGTATCGAGGCCGTCATCGAGCTCCTCTCCGAAGACCCACGGCCCCCCGCGGCACGCAAGCTCACCGGCCGACCGGAGTGGCGGGTGCGGACGGACGACTACCGGGTGCTCTACCGGATCGAGGACGGGATCCTGACGGTCGTCGTCGTGCACGCCGGCCACGGTCGCGAGGTCTATCGCTAG
- a CDS encoding DUF305 domain-containing protein — protein sequence MKNRTTTAAALVLAGSLVLAGCASAAPSGPADHSGMDHSASDAPLTGANEADAMFASMMIVHHEQAVEMSDIVLAKDDIDPRVADLAERIKAAQGPEIEQLQGWLDDWGAEAGDPAEMDHGDGMMGDDDLAALEAAAGPEASRLFLEQMIVHHEGAVEMAEAEVADGENADAVALAQDIVDAQTAEITEMKEILATL from the coding sequence ATGAAGAATCGAACCACCACAGCCGCCGCCCTGGTGCTGGCCGGATCCCTTGTCCTCGCGGGATGCGCCTCCGCCGCGCCGTCGGGACCGGCGGATCACTCCGGCATGGATCACTCCGCCTCGGACGCGCCGCTGACGGGCGCGAACGAGGCCGACGCGATGTTCGCGTCGATGATGATCGTGCATCATGAGCAGGCCGTCGAGATGTCCGACATCGTGCTCGCGAAGGACGACATCGATCCGCGGGTGGCCGACCTCGCTGAACGCATCAAGGCCGCGCAGGGCCCGGAGATCGAGCAGCTGCAGGGCTGGCTCGACGACTGGGGCGCCGAGGCGGGGGATCCCGCCGAGATGGACCACGGCGACGGCATGATGGGCGACGACGACCTCGCCGCCCTCGAAGCCGCAGCCGGCCCGGAAGCGTCCCGACTGTTCCTGGAGCAGATGATCGTGCACCACGAGGGCGCGGTCGAGATGGCCGAGGCCGAGGTGGCGGACGGCGAGAACGCCGACGCGGTCGCCCTCGCGCAGGACATCGTCGATGCGCAGACCGCCGAGATCACGGAGATGAAGGAGATCCTCGCCACACTCTGA
- a CDS encoding DUF6153 family protein, translating into MVGRRVLRGALLAVVLVTGVVLGLLGMHALDTHGTPGGHTLAGHSAPALAHTSASDSPASASDAADTAVVPGDPAGDGGAACVLALLGGLLLLLRPPRLIGTGPLLRALRSPVDASAGPLRPPSLHVLCISRT; encoded by the coding sequence ATGGTCGGTCGTCGCGTGCTCCGGGGAGCGCTGCTCGCCGTCGTCCTCGTGACCGGCGTCGTGCTCGGTCTCCTCGGCATGCATGCGCTCGACACGCACGGCACACCCGGGGGGCATACGTTGGCCGGGCACTCCGCGCCGGCCCTCGCGCACACCTCCGCCTCGGACTCGCCCGCGTCCGCGTCCGATGCGGCGGACACGGCGGTCGTCCCCGGCGACCCCGCGGGCGATGGTGGAGCAGCCTGCGTCCTCGCCCTGCTCGGCGGGCTGCTCCTCCTGCTGCGCCCGCCCCGCCTGATCGGCACGGGTCCGCTGCTGCGTGCTCTGCGCTCCCCCGTCGACGCTTCCGCCGGACCGCTCCGTCCTCCCTCTCTCCACGTCCTCTGCATCAGTCGGACCTGA
- a CDS encoding ECF transporter S component, whose protein sequence is MSGPIVPVSSRRVPTSALLVSAALGAVQALVFLAVVPVTSVLAATSPPAYALVAAVHTALPFLARVVTRVPGMATLAAFVTGVLTVAVSPIGLLGVVPLVLGGVVLDLALPLRRDVPVRPRRILLAGAVVGVVLFVVALPVFSPEHLVPPVLIATLLGRVVGELAVAGVVIAVRRLLRRAGVAR, encoded by the coding sequence GTGAGTGGTCCGATAGTGCCCGTGTCCTCCCGCCGCGTGCCGACCAGCGCCCTCCTCGTGAGCGCCGCCCTCGGCGCGGTGCAAGCCCTCGTGTTCCTTGCTGTCGTGCCGGTCACGAGCGTGCTGGCCGCCACCTCCCCGCCCGCCTACGCGCTCGTCGCCGCGGTGCACACCGCGCTGCCCTTCCTCGCGCGCGTCGTCACCCGGGTCCCGGGGATGGCGACGCTGGCCGCCTTCGTCACCGGGGTGCTCACGGTCGCGGTGTCCCCTATAGGGCTGCTGGGGGTGGTGCCGCTCGTCCTCGGCGGCGTCGTGCTCGACCTCGCACTGCCGCTCCGCCGCGATGTCCCCGTCCGCCCGCGCCGGATCCTGCTGGCAGGGGCCGTGGTCGGCGTGGTGCTCTTCGTCGTCGCCCTCCCCGTCTTCTCACCGGAGCACCTCGTTCCACCGGTGCTCATCGCGACGCTGCTCGGCCGGGTGGTCGGGGAGTTGGCGGTGGCCGGAGTCGTGATCGCCGTCCGACGGCTGCTGCGTCGAGCCGGCGTCGCTCGCTGA
- a CDS encoding helix-turn-helix transcriptional regulator — MDIVGVGMRTWGGTMPTFGAQGDKRLPRVSAHVIGRPRLNAALDAGAPLTLLRGAAGAGKTTALVGWAFTSAARVVWLTASPALATSPALASGLLRALRGSDPTERRPADQATGDGWPAVAQYLCDHEEPLVIVLDDAAALDRDAVFDLCRTIAVPSHVRLVVATNRPSPFDSDGVGLVIDTTLITPEDLAFDIDEIRRALDVDEDTAVAVREATEGFAAVIRAVALRGRTPGDATIVEIAATAVDDYLRSRMEEGTFGAGVLEGLIRISITDTVDLPLAQSLSSNPDIGAALDEAEAFGFGRWSTATAPRTFTIASPARSLLRRDLLQRFPTEIRLLRRLAIEGALRRGAPFEGLRLAMEEDDLHLAAHVIMSGWSHLLDHDGRRVVALLGDLPLARLKQEPLVAMLLGICLNANRLRRVRGLQLLRLAISAANARRSTLSPTERLFIWTAESAALRVVGMPERAGLVAARALAVFTETPESQWQQYAMEMPLLCTHLGISLYYGGRREQAVRLFDEAAALAASQGGGKAFHAVSLLSGIHALNGDLPEARHYVDIIREGSWDPAQLDGYRGTFYRVAEAMLAVEDGDLAAAKQHVRAFLPHRATSEHWTTMATVEAWIALHDGDPAGGLERLESFARLRGREAGSTPARQALSRPRILLHLALGDIRAARGIKQRDAGTDRFGTLVERARLALIDGRAPEAARLLSHTRLEPTTSRERAEAAAVQSAALHRASPAAAQAVTEALSAQLADRGLRTPLALLGAEDFAAIRADLAPVGGAPLPTRSALPSFAARPKLSAREQVVLHALTTGAPLPDIAAELQISPNTLKTQLRSIYRKLDAANRTEALEQAARHGLLPG, encoded by the coding sequence GTGGATATCGTAGGGGTGGGGATGCGTACCTGGGGAGGGACGATGCCGACTTTCGGCGCGCAAGGCGACAAGAGATTGCCGCGGGTTTCCGCACACGTCATCGGTCGTCCGCGGCTGAACGCGGCGCTGGACGCCGGAGCTCCGCTCACGCTGCTGCGGGGCGCTGCGGGCGCAGGAAAGACCACCGCACTGGTCGGCTGGGCCTTCACCTCCGCGGCGCGCGTCGTGTGGCTGACCGCGAGTCCCGCCCTGGCGACGAGTCCGGCGCTCGCATCCGGTCTGCTGCGGGCACTGCGCGGCTCGGACCCGACCGAGCGCCGCCCTGCTGATCAAGCCACGGGGGACGGCTGGCCCGCCGTCGCGCAGTACCTGTGCGATCACGAGGAGCCCCTCGTCATCGTCCTCGACGATGCCGCCGCGCTCGACCGCGATGCGGTGTTCGACCTCTGCCGCACGATCGCCGTCCCGTCGCACGTCCGCCTGGTCGTCGCCACGAATCGCCCCAGTCCCTTCGACAGTGACGGCGTCGGCCTCGTCATCGACACCACGCTGATCACGCCGGAAGACCTCGCTTTCGACATCGACGAGATCCGCCGCGCGCTCGATGTCGATGAGGACACCGCCGTCGCCGTGCGAGAGGCCACCGAGGGCTTCGCGGCGGTCATCCGCGCCGTCGCCCTCCGCGGCAGAACTCCCGGCGACGCGACGATCGTGGAGATCGCGGCCACTGCGGTCGACGACTACCTCCGCAGCCGCATGGAGGAGGGCACGTTCGGTGCCGGCGTGCTCGAGGGTCTGATCCGGATCAGCATCACGGATACCGTCGACCTGCCGTTGGCGCAGTCCCTCAGCAGCAATCCGGACATCGGCGCCGCTCTCGACGAGGCCGAGGCGTTCGGCTTCGGTCGATGGTCGACGGCCACCGCTCCCCGGACCTTCACAATCGCCTCCCCGGCCCGCTCGCTGCTGCGGCGCGACCTCCTGCAGCGGTTCCCCACGGAGATCCGTCTCCTCCGGCGCCTTGCCATCGAGGGCGCCCTCCGTCGCGGCGCCCCCTTCGAAGGGCTGCGCCTCGCGATGGAGGAGGACGACCTCCACCTGGCGGCCCACGTCATCATGTCGGGGTGGAGCCACCTGCTCGACCACGACGGTCGCCGAGTCGTGGCACTGCTGGGCGACCTGCCCCTCGCCCGGCTGAAGCAGGAGCCACTGGTGGCGATGCTCCTCGGGATCTGCCTCAACGCCAACCGCCTTCGCCGGGTGCGCGGACTGCAACTGCTGCGGCTGGCGATCTCCGCCGCGAACGCCCGTCGGAGCACGCTCTCTCCGACGGAGCGCCTCTTCATCTGGACCGCCGAGAGCGCGGCCCTGCGCGTGGTCGGGATGCCCGAACGGGCGGGCCTGGTGGCCGCCCGCGCCCTCGCCGTGTTCACCGAGACGCCCGAGTCCCAATGGCAGCAGTACGCGATGGAGATGCCGCTGCTGTGCACGCATCTCGGCATCTCGCTCTACTACGGCGGTCGTCGAGAGCAGGCCGTGCGCCTCTTCGACGAGGCCGCGGCCCTCGCCGCGTCGCAAGGGGGCGGGAAGGCGTTCCACGCCGTCAGCCTCCTCAGCGGGATCCACGCCCTCAACGGCGACCTCCCGGAGGCCCGGCACTACGTCGACATCATCCGCGAGGGCTCGTGGGATCCCGCGCAGCTGGACGGCTATCGCGGCACGTTCTACCGCGTCGCCGAGGCGATGCTGGCGGTCGAGGACGGCGACCTCGCCGCGGCCAAGCAGCACGTGCGCGCCTTCCTCCCGCACCGGGCGACGAGCGAACACTGGACGACGATGGCGACCGTGGAAGCCTGGATCGCGCTGCACGACGGCGATCCCGCCGGCGGACTGGAGCGACTGGAGTCGTTCGCCCGGCTGCGCGGACGCGAGGCCGGCTCGACGCCGGCCCGCCAGGCGCTGAGCCGCCCCCGGATCCTGCTCCATCTCGCTCTCGGCGACATCCGCGCCGCGCGCGGCATCAAGCAGCGCGACGCCGGGACGGACCGGTTCGGCACCCTCGTGGAACGTGCCAGGCTCGCCCTGATCGACGGTCGCGCGCCCGAAGCGGCGCGGCTCCTGTCTCACACCCGTCTCGAGCCGACGACCTCCCGCGAACGCGCGGAGGCCGCGGCGGTGCAGAGCGCCGCCCTCCACCGCGCCAGTCCCGCCGCCGCGCAGGCCGTGACCGAGGCGCTGAGTGCGCAGCTCGCGGACCGGGGCCTGCGCACTCCGCTGGCCCTGCTCGGCGCCGAGGACTTCGCCGCCATCCGGGCCGACCTCGCCCCGGTCGGCGGCGCGCCGCTGCCCACCCGCTCTGCCTTGCCGTCGTTCGCCGCACGCCCGAAGCTGTCCGCGCGAGAGCAGGTCGTGCTCCATGCGCTCACCACCGGCGCACCGCTGCCCGACATCGCCGCGGAGCTGCAGATCTCGCCGAACACCCTGAAGACCCAGCTCCGCAGCATCTACCGCAAACTCGACGCCGCCAACCGCACGGAGGCTCTCGAGCAGGCCGCCCGGCACGGCCTGCTCCCCGGATGA